From Candidatus Polarisedimenticolia bacterium, a single genomic window includes:
- a CDS encoding biotin/lipoyl-containing protein, with translation MAFERRYRAEGAEFRVSLEPSGGGHLAEVDGRAHAVRVLRFEEGVLDLRVGDRIRRFHVASDPQRLFVFSAGRSYRLERVDPIRRAAGARGADKPLEAQMPALVRSVVVQEGDRVERGATLVVLEAMKMEIRMTAPQASVVARIRCREGERVERGQVLVEIHPAEDSP, from the coding sequence ATGGCGTTCGAGCGCCGATACCGCGCCGAGGGCGCCGAGTTCCGCGTGAGCCTGGAGCCCTCGGGCGGAGGGCACCTGGCGGAAGTCGACGGCCGGGCGCATGCGGTCCGCGTGCTGCGCTTCGAGGAAGGGGTTCTCGATCTGAGGGTCGGGGACCGGATCCGCCGGTTCCACGTGGCTTCCGATCCGCAGCGTCTGTTCGTCTTCTCGGCGGGGCGCTCCTACCGGCTGGAGCGCGTCGATCCGATCCGTCGCGCCGCGGGCGCGCGGGGCGCCGACAAGCCGCTCGAAGCGCAGATGCCGGCGCTGGTGCGCTCGGTTGTCGTCCAAGAGGGGGATCGCGTGGAGCGGGGGGCGACGCTGGTCGTCCTGGAGGCGATGAAGATGGAGATCCGCATGACCGCGCCGCAGGCCTCGGTCGTGGCGCGCATCCGCTGCCGCGAGGGAGAGCGGGTCGAGCGCGGCCAGGTTCTCGTGGA
- a CDS encoding acetyl-CoA carboxylase biotin carboxylase subunit — protein MPPPPFTRILIANRGEIAVRLIRACRELGIRSVAIHSEADADARHAREADEAVAIDGPSPVESYLNIPRIVGAAIGGGCQAVHPGYGFLSENPRFAKAVEEAGLAFIGPSAETMRRLGDKTEARALARAIGVPVVPGFEGSSKKKDFAREAGRLGYPVLIKAAAGGGGRGMRRIASAAELEPALESARREAEGAFADDRVFLEKYLESARHVEFQILGDGRGRAIHLFERDCSLQRRHQKLVEESPSPALSAALRERMGEAAVRLAEAAAYRNAGTVEFLLDTGTGEFHFLEVNARLQVEHPVTELLTGVDLVAAQIRIAAGDALPFETADLRPRGHVLECRVYAEDPAAGFLPSAGPILRLVLPEGPGVRVDAGYAAGDEVSGHFDAMLAKVVVCAADREAALRRMDRALAEMVVLGVITNIDFLRALLAEPDFREGRAGTDFIGRRMGGWKGSGGEVPDEVLIAAAVAEIGAGSSRSAGWGSAGDAADLHDPWDRSDGFRMGT, from the coding sequence GTGCCGCCTCCCCCCTTCACCCGAATCCTGATCGCCAACCGCGGCGAGATCGCCGTGCGTCTCATCCGCGCCTGCCGCGAGCTGGGGATCCGGAGCGTGGCGATCCATTCGGAGGCCGACGCGGACGCCCGGCACGCGCGCGAGGCCGATGAGGCGGTCGCGATCGACGGCCCCTCTCCCGTCGAGTCGTACCTGAACATCCCGCGCATCGTCGGCGCGGCGATCGGCGGCGGCTGCCAGGCCGTCCATCCCGGCTACGGGTTCCTCTCGGAGAATCCGCGGTTCGCGAAGGCGGTGGAGGAGGCCGGCCTGGCTTTCATCGGGCCCTCCGCCGAAACGATGCGCCGCCTGGGCGACAAGACGGAGGCGCGGGCGCTGGCGCGCGCGATCGGCGTTCCGGTCGTTCCCGGATTCGAGGGGTCGTCCAAGAAAAAGGACTTCGCCCGGGAAGCCGGACGCCTCGGCTATCCCGTCCTGATCAAAGCGGCGGCCGGCGGCGGAGGCCGGGGGATGCGCCGGATCGCGTCGGCGGCGGAGCTGGAGCCGGCGCTCGAATCGGCGCGCCGGGAGGCGGAGGGGGCCTTTGCCGACGATCGCGTCTTCCTGGAGAAGTACCTGGAGTCGGCGCGCCACGTCGAGTTCCAAATCCTCGGCGACGGCCGCGGCCGGGCGATCCACCTCTTCGAGAGAGACTGCTCCTTGCAGCGCCGGCATCAGAAGCTCGTCGAGGAGTCTCCGTCGCCGGCCCTCTCCGCGGCGCTGCGCGAGCGGATGGGGGAGGCGGCGGTCCGGCTGGCGGAAGCCGCGGCGTATCGAAACGCGGGGACGGTGGAGTTCCTCCTCGACACCGGCACCGGAGAATTCCATTTTCTCGAAGTGAACGCGCGCCTGCAGGTCGAGCATCCGGTCACGGAGCTGCTGACCGGAGTCGATCTGGTCGCGGCGCAGATCCGGATCGCTGCCGGAGACGCGCTGCCGTTCGAGACGGCCGATCTGCGCCCCCGGGGGCACGTCCTGGAATGCCGCGTCTATGCCGAGGATCCGGCGGCGGGATTCCTCCCGTCGGCGGGCCCCATCCTGCGCCTGGTTCTCCCGGAGGGGCCGGGAGTGCGCGTCGACGCCGGCTACGCCGCCGGCGACGAGGTCTCGGGACACTTCGACGCGATGCTGGCGAAGGTCGTCGTCTGCGCGGCAGATCGGGAGGCCGCGCTGCGTCGCATGGACCGGGCCCTCGCGGAGATGGTCGTGCTGGGCGTGATCACCAACATCGACTTCCTGCGCGCCCTTCTGGCCGAGCCCGATTTCCGCGAAGGCCGGGCCGGAACCGATTTCATCGGGCGGCGGATGGGCGGCTGGAAGGGGAGCGGGGGGGAGGTTCCGGACGAGGTCCTGATCGCGGCGGCGGTGGCCGAGATCGGCGCGGGTTCCTCTCGATCGGCGGGCTGGGGAAGCGCCGGCGACGCGGCCGACCTCCACGATCCCTGGGATCGCTCCGACGGCTTCCGTATGGGGACGTAG
- a CDS encoding carboxyl transferase domain-containing protein, with protein sequence MEILASSIDTQSARFRQNDAFHRALSAELKQRLAQTRQGGGEAYRKRHAGQGKLFVRERIDRLLDPGSPFLELSPLAAWGLYDGEAPGAGIVTGVGRVSGRECLVVANDATVKGGTYYPLTVKKHLRAQEVAAENHLPCIYLVDSGGAFLPLQAEVFPDREHFGRIFHNQARLSAQGIPQIAAVMGSCTAGGAYVPAMSDEAVIVRGTGTIFLGGPPLVKAATGEEVSAEDLGGAEVHTSRSGVADHYAEDDLHALEQVRGIVATLGSRKTASPDVARPEPPRFDPSEIYGVLPATFREAYDVREVIARLVDGSRFREFKARYGSTLVCGFARLEGYLVGIVANNGVLFSESALKGTHFLELCSFRGIPLLFLQNITGFMVGREYEAGGIAKDGAKMVHAVANADVPKLTVIVGGSFGAGNYGMCGRAYSPRFLWMWPNARISVMGGEQAANVLLTVKQEQNARSGKPEMSAAEAEAFKRPILEKYESEGSPYFSTARLWDDGILDPAETRRVLALALSVCFNAPARPTRYGVFRM encoded by the coding sequence ATGGAAATCCTCGCCTCTTCCATCGACACGCAGTCCGCGCGTTTCCGCCAGAACGACGCCTTTCACCGAGCGCTTTCCGCCGAGCTGAAGCAGCGTCTCGCGCAAACGCGGCAAGGGGGCGGAGAGGCTTATCGGAAGCGGCACGCCGGGCAGGGGAAGCTCTTCGTCCGGGAGCGGATCGATCGCCTGCTGGATCCCGGATCGCCGTTTCTCGAGCTGAGTCCTCTGGCGGCCTGGGGGCTGTACGACGGGGAGGCGCCGGGCGCCGGAATCGTGACCGGCGTCGGCCGCGTCAGCGGCCGCGAGTGCCTCGTTGTGGCGAACGACGCGACGGTGAAAGGCGGGACCTACTACCCCCTGACCGTCAAGAAGCACCTGCGCGCCCAGGAGGTGGCGGCCGAGAACCACCTTCCCTGCATCTACCTCGTCGACTCGGGCGGCGCTTTTCTGCCGCTGCAGGCCGAGGTCTTTCCCGATCGCGAACACTTCGGAAGGATCTTCCACAATCAGGCCCGCCTCTCCGCGCAAGGGATCCCGCAGATCGCGGCGGTGATGGGAAGCTGTACGGCGGGCGGCGCCTACGTCCCGGCGATGAGCGACGAGGCGGTGATCGTCCGCGGGACCGGAACGATCTTCCTCGGCGGGCCGCCTCTGGTGAAGGCGGCGACCGGGGAAGAGGTGTCGGCCGAGGACCTCGGCGGGGCCGAAGTGCACACCAGCCGCTCGGGAGTGGCCGATCACTACGCCGAGGACGATCTCCACGCTCTGGAGCAGGTCCGGGGGATCGTGGCGACCCTGGGGAGCCGCAAGACGGCCTCTCCCGACGTCGCGCGCCCCGAGCCGCCGCGCTTCGACCCCTCGGAGATCTACGGCGTGCTTCCGGCGACCTTCCGGGAAGCCTACGACGTGCGCGAGGTGATCGCCCGGCTCGTGGACGGCAGCCGGTTCCGCGAGTTCAAGGCCCGCTACGGCTCGACCCTCGTCTGCGGCTTCGCGCGCCTCGAAGGCTACCTGGTGGGGATCGTCGCCAACAACGGCGTCCTGTTCAGCGAGTCGGCGTTGAAGGGGACGCACTTCCTCGAGCTCTGCAGCTTCCGCGGCATTCCGCTCCTCTTCCTGCAGAACATCACCGGCTTCATGGTGGGACGGGAATACGAGGCGGGCGGCATCGCCAAGGACGGCGCCAAGATGGTCCACGCGGTCGCCAACGCCGACGTGCCGAAGCTCACGGTCATCGTGGGGGGCAGCTTCGGGGCGGGGAACTACGGAATGTGCGGGCGGGCCTACTCGCCCAGGTTCCTCTGGATGTGGCCGAACGCCCGCATCAGCGTGATGGGCGGCGAGCAGGCGGCGAACGTCCTGCTGACCGTCAAGCAGGAGCAGAACGCCCGGTCGGGGAAGCCCGAGATGTCGGCGGCCGAGGCGGAGGCGTTCAAGCGTCCGATCCTGGAGAAATACGAGTCGGAAGGAAGCCCCTATTTCTCCACCGCGCGGCTCTGGGACGATGGCATCCTGGATCCGGCCGAAACGCGGCGGGTCCTGGCTCTTGCGCTGTCGGTCTGCTTCAACGCGCCGGCCCGCCCTACGCGGTACGGCGTCTTTCGGATGTAG
- the gltX gene encoding glutamate--tRNA ligase → MTLRVRFAPSPTGYLHVGGARTALFNWLFARGRGGTFILRIEDTDVERSREEMTEAILDGMRWLGLDWDEGPFYQSQRRGLHRSMALKLHESGKAYACFCDPEAIRGRREEAERRGAAWKYDRVCLGLPAEEARRRAVAGEAHCLRFRVPEGSTRWDDRVHGETSFANETIEDFVLARSDGTPTYHLSVVADDVEMKITDVIRGDDHLSNTPKQILLYQALEQPIPTFAHLPLILGPDKKRLSKRHGAVAVTEYREAGYLPEALFNFLALLGWSPGDGREYLLREDLIRLFSFDGVGKKGAVFDEQKLEWLNSQYINAMPAAAIREAIRDDLERAGGWDPSLEKERQEWFEKVLEMLKPRSRKLSDLSRDSAVFLSESWAYNPDAVAKHLKDPETAQRISALKEALAAVSPFDEPSTEEALRKTAERLGVAAAKLIHPLRVALTGQAVSPGIFTVLVLIGRDRSLARIDRLLSHLAGDRC, encoded by the coding sequence GTGACGCTGCGGGTCCGTTTCGCCCCGAGTCCCACGGGGTACCTGCATGTGGGAGGGGCGCGGACGGCGCTCTTCAACTGGCTCTTCGCCCGCGGCCGCGGCGGCACTTTCATCCTCCGGATCGAGGACACCGACGTCGAGCGCTCTCGCGAGGAGATGACCGAGGCGATTCTCGACGGAATGCGCTGGCTCGGGCTCGACTGGGACGAAGGGCCCTTCTACCAGTCGCAGCGCCGCGGCTTGCATCGGTCGATGGCGCTGAAGCTCCACGAAAGCGGCAAGGCCTACGCCTGCTTCTGCGATCCGGAGGCGATCCGGGGGCGCCGGGAGGAAGCGGAGCGGCGCGGCGCCGCCTGGAAATACGATCGCGTCTGCCTGGGACTTCCGGCCGAGGAAGCGCGGCGGCGCGCCGTCGCCGGCGAAGCCCACTGCCTGAGGTTCCGGGTCCCCGAAGGCAGCACCCGGTGGGACGACCGGGTCCATGGCGAGACCTCGTTCGCCAACGAGACGATCGAGGACTTCGTCCTGGCGCGCTCCGACGGCACGCCGACCTACCATCTTTCCGTCGTGGCCGACGACGTCGAGATGAAGATCACCGACGTCATCCGCGGCGACGATCACCTGAGCAACACGCCCAAGCAGATCCTCCTCTACCAGGCGCTCGAGCAGCCGATCCCGACCTTCGCGCACCTTCCCCTGATCCTGGGGCCGGACAAGAAGCGGCTGAGCAAGCGGCACGGCGCGGTGGCGGTGACCGAGTACCGCGAGGCCGGCTATCTGCCGGAGGCGCTGTTCAATTTCCTGGCCCTTCTGGGATGGTCGCCCGGCGACGGTCGCGAGTACCTGCTTCGCGAAGACCTGATTCGCCTGTTCTCCTTCGACGGCGTCGGGAAAAAGGGGGCGGTCTTCGACGAGCAGAAGCTTGAATGGCTCAACAGCCAGTACATCAACGCCATGCCGGCGGCGGCGATCCGCGAGGCGATCCGCGACGATCTCGAGCGGGCCGGAGGGTGGGATCCTTCCCTGGAGAAGGAGAGGCAGGAGTGGTTCGAGAAGGTCCTGGAGATGCTCAAGCCCCGGTCGCGAAAGCTGAGCGATCTGTCCCGCGACAGCGCCGTCTTCCTCAGCGAGAGCTGGGCATACAATCCCGACGCGGTCGCCAAGCACCTCAAGGATCCGGAAACCGCCCAACGCATCTCGGCGTTGAAGGAAGCGCTCGCCGCGGTGTCGCCCTTCGACGAGCCCTCGACGGAGGAGGCGCTGCGGAAAACGGCCGAGCGCCTTGGGGTGGCGGCGGCGAAGCTCATTCATCCGCTGCGCGTCGCCCTCACGGGGCAAGCCGTCTCCCCGGGGATCTTCACCGTCCTGGTTCTCATCGGCCGCGATCGCTCCCTGGCGCGCATCGATCGGCTCCTAAGTCATCTCGCCGGCGACCGGTGCTGA
- a CDS encoding glucose-6-phosphate isomerase produces MSPLTKLGALERAVRSRLSRLQYDRFLERIWKKDSTLWKSDPAHAAVIRNRLGWLPVVEAMGGEIPRAQRLGETLRGEGVRDVVVLGMGGSSLCPEVLSRVFPPPPGAARLRVLDSTDPASILDLERDLDPGKSFFVVSSKSGTTIETECFQRRFDAYLRSAGIDGAGRHFAAITDPGTPLEKLGRSAGYREVFLNPADIGGRYSALSLFGLAPAALAGLDAEGILDRAREMLKLSAADSPPERCPGMILGAILGEAALAGRDKLTILGPPPLDSFAIWAEQLVAESTGKEGKGLIPVAGEPPGDPESYGEDRLFVVLEPERVAEDWGRRIRALEEAGHPVVRIPVAAPCDLGAEFLRWELATAVAGSILGVDPFDEPNVQESKDNTRALLEEFVKTGSFQEEEPLGGDEVATFYGEKGGGSPRAILRSFLEALRPGDYFALQAYLPTREALERPLGRLRDAVRQTRKTATTLGYGPRYLHSTGQLHKGGPPRGVFLQIVAEGGEEAAIPGKPFGFSILEQAQALGDFRALRRHGRPALRVRLREVEAGLASLAEQVEKAL; encoded by the coding sequence TTGAGTCCCCTCACGAAGCTCGGCGCGCTTGAGAGAGCCGTCCGGAGCCGGCTGAGCCGGCTGCAATACGATCGATTCCTCGAGAGAATCTGGAAAAAGGACTCGACGCTTTGGAAGAGCGATCCGGCCCACGCGGCCGTGATCCGCAACCGTCTCGGCTGGCTCCCCGTCGTCGAGGCGATGGGCGGGGAGATTCCGCGGGCCCAGCGTCTGGGGGAGACGCTCCGAGGGGAGGGGGTGCGCGACGTCGTCGTCCTGGGGATGGGAGGATCGAGCCTCTGCCCGGAAGTGCTGAGCCGCGTTTTTCCGCCGCCGCCGGGAGCGGCGCGTCTCCGGGTCCTCGATTCCACCGATCCCGCCTCCATTCTCGATCTCGAGCGGGATCTGGATCCGGGGAAGTCGTTCTTCGTCGTCTCCAGCAAGAGCGGGACGACGATCGAGACGGAGTGCTTTCAGAGGCGGTTCGACGCCTACCTCCGCTCCGCCGGCATTGACGGCGCGGGGCGCCACTTCGCCGCCATCACCGACCCCGGGACGCCGCTCGAGAAGCTGGGCCGGAGCGCCGGGTACCGGGAGGTGTTCCTGAACCCGGCGGACATAGGCGGCCGGTATTCGGCCCTTTCGCTCTTCGGGCTGGCCCCTGCGGCGCTCGCGGGGCTGGACGCGGAGGGAATCCTCGACCGGGCGCGCGAGATGCTGAAGCTCTCGGCGGCCGACAGCCCCCCCGAGCGCTGCCCCGGGATGATCCTCGGGGCGATCCTCGGGGAGGCGGCGCTCGCCGGCCGCGACAAGCTGACGATTCTCGGTCCTCCGCCCCTGGACAGCTTCGCGATTTGGGCGGAGCAGCTGGTCGCGGAGAGCACCGGGAAGGAAGGGAAGGGCCTGATCCCGGTCGCCGGCGAGCCGCCGGGCGATCCGGAGAGCTACGGCGAGGACCGGCTCTTCGTGGTCCTCGAGCCGGAGAGGGTCGCCGAGGATTGGGGCCGCCGGATTCGCGCCCTGGAGGAGGCCGGGCATCCCGTCGTGCGGATCCCCGTGGCGGCGCCGTGCGACCTGGGGGCGGAGTTCCTGCGCTGGGAGCTGGCCACCGCTGTCGCCGGGTCGATCCTGGGGGTCGATCCGTTCGACGAGCCCAACGTTCAGGAAAGCAAGGACAACACCCGGGCCCTGCTGGAAGAATTCGTGAAGACCGGGTCGTTCCAGGAAGAAGAGCCATTGGGGGGCGACGAGGTCGCCACGTTCTACGGCGAAAAAGGAGGGGGAAGTCCCCGGGCGATCCTCCGCTCGTTTCTCGAAGCGCTCCGGCCGGGCGATTACTTCGCCCTGCAGGCTTATCTGCCGACGCGCGAAGCTCTGGAGCGGCCGCTGGGACGGCTTCGGGACGCCGTCCGGCAAACCCGGAAGACCGCCACCACCTTGGGCTACGGGCCTCGCTACCTCCATTCCACGGGGCAGCTTCATAAGGGCGGCCCGCCGCGCGGCGTCTTCCTGCAGATCGTGGCGGAAGGCGGCGAGGAGGCGGCGATTCCCGGCAAGCCGTTCGGGTTCTCCATCCTCGAGCAGGCCCAGGCCCTGGGGGACTTCCGGGCGCTGCGCCGTCACGGCCGCCCGGCGCTGCGGGTCCGGCTCAGGGAGGTGGAGGCGGGCCTGGCGTCGCTCGCCGAGCAGGTGGAGAAGGCGTTGTGA
- the rpiB gene encoding ribose 5-phosphate isomerase B: protein MAVASSKRPRRPRVALGCDHAGFHLKKALLSCLGEKRYPLVDVGTRNTRPVDYPDYTFRLCRALLDGRADVGVMICGSGAGACIAANKVKGIRAALCHDHYTAHQAVEHDDANVLCLGARVIGESLARELVEAFVEARFSGEPRHRRRLEKVLAMERGGKP, encoded by the coding sequence ATGGCAGTCGCTTCCTCCAAGAGGCCGAGGCGGCCCCGGGTCGCGCTGGGCTGCGACCACGCCGGATTCCATCTCAAGAAAGCCCTCCTGAGCTGTCTCGGCGAGAAGCGCTATCCCCTCGTCGACGTCGGGACGCGCAACACGCGGCCGGTCGACTACCCCGACTACACCTTCCGACTCTGCCGGGCGCTACTCGACGGGCGCGCCGACGTCGGCGTCATGATTTGCGGCAGCGGCGCCGGGGCGTGCATCGCGGCGAACAAGGTCAAGGGAATCCGGGCGGCACTCTGTCACGACCATTACACCGCCCACCAGGCCGTCGAGCACGACGACGCGAACGTGCTCTGCCTGGGCGCCCGCGTGATCGGCGAGTCGCTGGCGCGGGAGCTGGTGGAGGCGTTCGTGGAGGCGCGGTTCAGCGGCGAGCCGCGCCACCGCAGGCGCCTGGAGAAGGTGCTGGCCATGGAAAGGGGAGGGAAGCCTTGA
- a CDS encoding outer membrane beta-barrel protein — MKLKAPLLAAIFVVCALAAPAARAQNRSESWEFGPYLVGFDFDRDIEIEDKWGGGFRFGYNFVPMHEVELSFEGVETQDDVFNQIDVSVTQFQANYVFNFIFDRHQPVVPYFTAGIGAIRLEVDDPVFGSDEETDPLFSIGGGVRFFITKVFNFRIDARAVSFSGDNVVLSDRDFTNNQLSIGVGWVVGGR, encoded by the coding sequence ATGAAGCTCAAGGCTCCGCTGCTCGCCGCCATCTTCGTCGTCTGCGCGCTGGCCGCTCCCGCCGCGCGCGCTCAGAACCGCTCCGAGTCCTGGGAGTTCGGCCCTTATCTCGTCGGTTTCGATTTCGATCGCGACATCGAGATCGAGGACAAATGGGGCGGAGGGTTTCGTTTCGGCTACAACTTCGTGCCGATGCACGAGGTCGAGCTTTCCTTCGAGGGCGTCGAGACCCAGGACGACGTCTTCAACCAGATCGACGTCTCGGTGACCCAGTTCCAGGCGAATTACGTCTTCAACTTCATCTTCGACCGGCACCAGCCGGTCGTCCCCTACTTCACGGCGGGAATCGGGGCGATCCGTCTCGAGGTCGACGATCCGGTCTTCGGCAGCGACGAGGAGACCGACCCGCTGTTCAGCATCGGCGGGGGTGTCCGGTTCTTCATCACCAAGGTGTTCAATTTCCGGATCGACGCCCGGGCCGTCTCCTTCAGCGGCGACAACGTCGTGCTCAGCGATCGGGATTTCACCAACAACCAGCTCTCGATCGGCGTCGGCTGGGTGGTCGGGGGGCGCTAA